The following proteins are co-located in the Verrucomicrobiota bacterium genome:
- the lpxA gene encoding acyl-ACP--UDP-N-acetylglucosamine O-acyltransferase yields the protein MIHPTAIVSDQANIGEGVTIGPFCVVEDRVKIGPRTVLRSHVVVRKGSVIGADCLIDSFSITGGDPNFLEFDPTVSSGVVIGDQSTLREGVTIHRSIHEGGNTRIGSKVFLMAGFHAGHDCLLEDGVVAASDALLGGHVTVGRNAFLGGNSSVHQHSRIGEGSMIGGTARITKDVAPFLLISERDDVSGLNLIGLRRRKVPTETIRELKELYHLILRSPGNPVSTVKTIEKPKSPEAIRFCEFFVPSSRSYAKGSIARS from the coding sequence ATGATTCACCCCACAGCTATCGTAAGCGACCAAGCGAATATCGGAGAAGGGGTGACAATCGGTCCGTTTTGTGTCGTCGAGGATAGAGTAAAGATCGGTCCCCGAACTGTCCTGCGGTCTCACGTAGTCGTTCGAAAAGGATCAGTAATCGGCGCCGATTGTCTGATTGATTCGTTTTCGATCACAGGGGGCGATCCGAACTTCCTGGAATTTGATCCGACGGTGTCTTCAGGTGTCGTGATCGGGGACCAGTCGACCCTCCGCGAAGGGGTAACGATCCATCGATCCATTCATGAAGGCGGAAATACCCGGATTGGTTCGAAAGTCTTTTTGATGGCCGGTTTTCACGCAGGGCATGATTGTTTGCTCGAGGACGGTGTAGTCGCTGCTAGTGACGCTCTTCTCGGAGGCCATGTAACCGTTGGTAGAAACGCGTTCCTCGGCGGGAACTCCTCTGTCCACCAGCACTCCAGAATAGGCGAAGGGTCAATGATTGGAGGAACGGCGAGAATCACCAAAGACGTAGCGCCCTTCCTTCTAATTAGTGAGAGGGATGATGTATCGGGACTTAACCTCATCGGACTTCGCCGGAGAAAAGTCCCTACTGAAACGATCCGTGAACTAAAAGAGCTCTACCATCTCATTCTCAGGTCACCGGGAAATCCCGTCTCAACCGTGAAGACCATCGAAAAGCCCAAGTCACCAGAGGCCATCCGCTTTTGTGAGTTTTTCGTCCCCTCTAGCCGCAGTTATGCCAAAGGTTCCATTGCCAGAAGTTGA
- the rsmH gene encoding 16S rRNA (cytosine(1402)-N(4))-methyltransferase RsmH, with the protein MSEELQRQIDRGHEPVLLRETLEGLAADRGGKFLDATFGGGGHSRAILSANPANRLMALDRDPSAGERAALFEADFQGRFTFRAMDFGQLEKLEERDFDGILFDLGVSSFQLDEGSRGFSFRMDAPLDMRMDPGSGISASEFLETAEEKELVEAIRDFGEEKFWRRIVQSITDARGTGSLSRTSSFAELIVNAVPAIAKRSRIHPATRTFQGVRIAVNRELDSIQDSLPEAFNRLAPEGRLAVISFHSLEDRLVKRFFRRKAGRPEGANDSRPQDERTVEATLPFSRPTRPSEDEVQANPRSRSSRLRLLVKNPSP; encoded by the coding sequence ATGTCTGAGGAACTACAGCGCCAGATTGATAGGGGCCACGAGCCAGTTCTTCTGCGAGAGACTCTCGAAGGTCTTGCCGCGGACCGTGGCGGCAAGTTTCTTGACGCCACTTTCGGTGGAGGCGGACATTCCCGGGCAATCCTATCTGCAAACCCGGCAAATCGACTCATGGCTTTGGATCGTGATCCTTCAGCTGGGGAACGCGCGGCTTTGTTCGAAGCCGATTTTCAGGGCCGCTTCACTTTTCGAGCCATGGATTTTGGGCAACTGGAGAAGCTTGAGGAAAGAGACTTTGACGGGATTCTTTTCGATCTGGGTGTATCCTCTTTTCAGCTGGACGAAGGCAGTAGGGGTTTCTCGTTTCGAATGGATGCTCCCCTCGATATGCGGATGGACCCCGGATCGGGTATTTCCGCCTCCGAATTTCTCGAAACCGCAGAAGAGAAAGAACTGGTCGAGGCGATCCGTGACTTCGGTGAAGAAAAATTCTGGCGGCGTATCGTTCAGTCGATAACGGACGCACGGGGAACGGGGAGTCTCAGTCGGACCTCCTCCTTCGCGGAACTCATTGTCAATGCGGTACCAGCGATTGCAAAAAGGAGCCGGATCCATCCTGCCACACGAACCTTTCAGGGAGTCCGTATCGCTGTGAACCGTGAGCTGGACTCGATTCAGGATTCGCTTCCGGAAGCATTCAACCGATTGGCACCGGAGGGACGCTTGGCTGTGATCAGTTTCCACTCGCTTGAGGATCGCTTGGTGAAGCGGTTCTTTCGCAGGAAAGCGGGACGTCCAGAAGGTGCCAATGACTCCCGACCGCAGGATGAACGGACTGTCGAAGCTACCTTACCATTTTCCCGTCCAACTCGTCCAAGCGAGGACGAGGTTCAGGCGAATCCTCGCAGTCGTTCCTCTCGCTTACGTTTACTCGTGAAGAACCCAAGTCCATGA
- a CDS encoding penicillin-binding protein 2 gives MVRPSKWQPTNENSPFNVLPPFIGGFRYGLILIAIFACFGAIFFRLLHLQVFESDRYVAFAEESRDRYDRLVAARGPIVDRAGNLLASTRTVIELGVDPQALVREDFTKVGDLASILGVPQDEIRRAFEKRERKNPRTGEIAEVRWVKLSDAVFPEDYERIRELGIRGVYGHYENQRVYPAGSMAAHLVGFVADNGEAYYGVEQALDFYLDGQDGWRESEKDGRRREMAQFRFREVAPRSGLGVELSLDLVLQTKVEEELDAIMEEYAPDSASIIVSDPRTGEILALGNRPTFDPNYHSKSDKTSWRNRALTTVYEPGSTFKIVAAAGALNEGLVDPETVFDCSESRVAYNGRTVRMPADHKTYESLSVEQIVVKSSNRGAALLGMSLGDNRLHDYARRFGFGERTGLRLGSESRGILHPVEDWDGLTISRLPMGHAVSATPVQVHAAMATIAGGGIRKPLRLIRRVFDAEGETVLQFNSGEEKRVISEEVAHTMASFLEMVVGANGTARRAFLDGFRAAGKTGTTQMIIDGRYSNEHHVASFSGFLPANQPKVVITVVVEDPQVDGVGYGGVVAAPVFRNIAETASHHLQILPDGVIGQRMIALSEGDR, from the coding sequence ATGGTGCGCCCCTCGAAGTGGCAGCCAACCAATGAGAACAGCCCTTTTAACGTGTTGCCGCCATTTATAGGAGGCTTTCGCTACGGCCTGATATTGATTGCGATTTTCGCGTGTTTTGGGGCGATTTTCTTTCGACTGCTTCATCTGCAGGTTTTTGAAAGTGACCGCTATGTTGCTTTTGCGGAAGAGAGTCGAGACCGCTATGACCGTCTCGTAGCCGCCCGTGGACCCATTGTCGATCGGGCAGGAAATCTACTGGCCTCGACCCGGACCGTTATTGAGTTGGGGGTTGATCCTCAAGCGCTCGTTCGGGAGGATTTCACGAAGGTCGGAGATTTGGCATCCATTCTTGGCGTGCCACAAGATGAGATTCGGCGGGCATTTGAAAAGAGAGAGCGAAAAAACCCGCGGACCGGAGAGATCGCTGAGGTGCGATGGGTAAAATTGTCCGATGCAGTTTTTCCGGAAGACTACGAACGGATTCGGGAGCTCGGCATTCGCGGCGTCTACGGTCACTACGAGAATCAGCGTGTGTATCCTGCAGGTTCAATGGCTGCACATTTGGTGGGATTTGTAGCCGATAACGGTGAGGCTTACTACGGTGTTGAACAGGCTCTCGATTTCTACCTCGACGGTCAGGATGGTTGGCGAGAATCCGAAAAGGATGGTCGTCGGCGTGAGATGGCGCAGTTTCGCTTTCGCGAAGTCGCCCCACGGTCGGGTCTGGGCGTCGAGCTTTCTCTCGACCTCGTCTTGCAAACCAAAGTTGAGGAGGAATTGGACGCGATCATGGAAGAGTATGCGCCCGATTCGGCCTCGATCATCGTTTCAGACCCGAGAACCGGCGAAATCCTCGCCCTTGGAAATCGTCCCACCTTTGACCCGAACTATCACAGCAAATCGGACAAGACCTCATGGAGAAATCGTGCACTTACTACGGTTTATGAGCCGGGTTCTACCTTCAAGATCGTTGCTGCTGCCGGAGCATTGAATGAAGGACTGGTTGATCCGGAAACCGTTTTTGACTGCAGCGAGTCCCGCGTCGCTTACAACGGGCGAACCGTGCGGATGCCGGCGGACCACAAGACCTATGAGAGCCTGAGCGTTGAACAGATTGTAGTGAAGTCAAGTAACCGGGGCGCCGCATTACTCGGCATGAGCTTGGGCGACAATCGACTTCATGACTACGCAAGACGTTTTGGATTTGGAGAGAGGACAGGGCTTCGGCTGGGTTCTGAGTCGAGGGGGATTCTCCATCCTGTTGAAGATTGGGACGGCTTAACCATCTCCCGTCTACCCATGGGACACGCGGTTTCCGCTACCCCGGTTCAGGTCCACGCGGCGATGGCTACGATTGCTGGGGGAGGGATTAGAAAACCATTGAGGTTGATTAGGCGGGTATTTGATGCCGAGGGAGAGACGGTCCTTCAATTTAACTCTGGAGAAGAGAAACGGGTCATTAGTGAGGAAGTAGCTCACACCATGGCGAGTTTCCTCGAGATGGTTGTAGGTGCGAATGGAACGGCTCGTCGTGCGTTCCTCGATGGATTTCGGGCGGCGGGTAAGACCGGCACCACTCAAATGATCATTGATGGACGTTATTCCAACGAACATCACGTGGCGTCTTTTAGTGGATTTCTTCCAGCCAATCAACCGAAGGTGGTCATCACGGTCGTTGTTGAAGATCCACAGGTCGATGGAGTTGGCTATGGAGGAGTAGTTGCCGCTCCCGTTTTTCGAAACATCGCAGAAACTGCCTCCCACCATCTTCAAATATTGCCGGATGGAGTGATCGGGCAGCGAATGATAGCATTGTCAGAAGGGGATCGATGA
- a CDS encoding UDP-N-acetylmuramoyl-L-alanyl-D-glutamate--2,6-diaminopimelate ligase: MRLPDLQISTLIENRFWSPSVVPYAGGGGSSLPEVRLLSELVGGFPLVAQKGSMEQEVQSIITDSRRVVPKSLFFARKGLRTDGRLFVEEAIDRGAVGIVSEDPPGSHAGVTFLQVASVPEALASMSGEFYGWPDRKLQTVGVTGTNGKTTVSWLARELMAADGAKCGLIGTIHYDLGGRTVPSYKTTPESVDTFSLMSQMIGADCKSMVMEVSSHGIDQKRVQGIDFDIAVFLNLTQDHLDYHYSMEEYYQVKKRLFDGGIGTKPKLSIINQDDEYGQRLLREVGESSSVRTFGLGPQADYRAEAIRFSRSGVSFRLITPSCTLNLKAKLAGRFNLLNILAAVAIAEESSCDIEKSTALLKSFSGVPGRLERIDEKQGFEVFVDYAHTDDALRSTLEVLREITPGRIHLVFGCGGDRDRTKRPLMMHVAQTFGDYCWVTADNPRSEPLERIFQDMKRGVSKPDQVEFIEDRRMAISMAFDAAKPEDTVLIAGKGHEPFMEFADTIVPFDDRQVARELVRIKRHKPQG; this comes from the coding sequence ATGAGGCTCCCTGATCTCCAGATCAGCACTCTGATCGAGAATCGCTTTTGGTCTCCTTCGGTCGTTCCCTACGCTGGAGGGGGCGGTAGCTCGTTGCCTGAAGTTCGTCTTCTCAGCGAGCTGGTGGGTGGCTTTCCTTTGGTCGCACAAAAAGGATCAATGGAACAAGAGGTTCAGTCCATCATCACCGATAGTCGAAGAGTAGTTCCCAAGAGTTTGTTTTTTGCCCGAAAGGGTCTGAGGACAGATGGTCGTCTTTTTGTCGAGGAAGCGATCGATCGTGGCGCAGTCGGCATTGTTTCGGAGGATCCACCAGGGTCCCATGCTGGCGTGACGTTCCTCCAGGTGGCGTCGGTTCCTGAAGCACTCGCTTCGATGTCTGGAGAATTTTACGGTTGGCCGGATCGAAAGTTGCAGACAGTTGGCGTGACTGGCACGAACGGGAAAACGACGGTTTCCTGGTTGGCGCGTGAGCTGATGGCGGCAGACGGAGCGAAATGTGGGCTGATCGGTACGATCCACTACGATCTCGGTGGTAGGACAGTTCCGTCTTACAAGACTACGCCGGAGTCAGTAGACACGTTTTCTTTGATGAGTCAGATGATTGGCGCTGACTGTAAGTCAATGGTCATGGAGGTGAGCTCTCACGGGATCGACCAGAAAAGGGTTCAAGGGATTGATTTTGACATAGCCGTATTTCTCAACCTGACGCAGGACCACCTGGATTACCATTACAGCATGGAGGAGTACTACCAGGTGAAAAAGCGACTCTTCGACGGTGGGATCGGGACCAAACCCAAACTGTCGATCATTAACCAGGACGACGAATATGGACAACGTCTCCTGAGAGAAGTCGGAGAGTCGAGCAGTGTCCGCACCTTTGGGCTTGGACCGCAGGCAGACTACCGGGCGGAGGCGATAAGGTTTTCTCGGAGTGGTGTTTCCTTCCGATTGATTACCCCCAGCTGCACACTCAATCTCAAAGCGAAGCTGGCGGGTCGGTTTAACCTTCTGAATATTTTGGCAGCGGTCGCCATTGCTGAAGAGAGTAGCTGTGATATCGAAAAGTCGACTGCGCTTCTCAAGTCATTTTCAGGTGTGCCAGGTCGACTGGAGAGGATCGACGAGAAGCAGGGTTTCGAAGTCTTCGTAGATTACGCCCATACCGATGATGCTCTTCGGTCCACTCTGGAGGTGTTGCGAGAGATCACCCCGGGTAGAATACATTTGGTTTTTGGGTGTGGAGGAGACCGTGATCGTACAAAGAGACCGTTGATGATGCACGTTGCCCAGACTTTTGGAGACTACTGTTGGGTCACAGCCGACAATCCACGATCCGAACCGTTGGAAAGGATTTTTCAGGATATGAAGCGAGGGGTTAGCAAACCCGATCAGGTGGAGTTCATTGAGGACCGGAGGATGGCGATCAGTATGGCATTTGACGCCGCCAAACCCGAGGACACCGTCCTTATCGCTGGAAAGGGTCACGAGCCCTTTATGGAATTTGCAGATACGATTGTTCCCTTCGATGATCGGCAGGTGGCGCGAGAATTGGTTCGAATCAAGAGGCACAAACCCCAAGGCTGA